The genomic segment GCAGGGGCACGATGGTCGCCCCGTCCTCCGAAACCGCCAATATGGGTGGTTCACTGTGCTTGTCCTGTGCAATGCCGCCGAGCGTGCGCACGAGAATGGCCGCCGCGCATACGCCGATAATGGGACGCCCGGCGGCGAACAGCGCGCGCAGATGGGCGCCCGTATCGGTAAAGGCCACGTCGGCCTGCGAGGCGGCGGTCCCGCGCCCGTGTACCTCGGCAGACCCCATCGCCTCCGCGATCCGCCGCGCGGTCGCCGCACCGGACGGGGTGAGCGTGACGATGGCCGGCACCGCTACCATGCCTCGCCTCCGCGATAGACGAGGATGGTGGAGAAATAGGGGCGTTCGCCCTCGGGCATGTCGGTCAGTGCGGTGATCTTCTCGTCCTCCGTGGTGGCTGCCTCGACGATCATGGCGCAGCCGGCGAGCCCGGTGGCGTCGAGCGCCGAGCGCACCTTGTCGAAATGCCGGCCGACCTTGACGATGGCGGCGGCGTCCGTCGCATCGAGGGCTGCGCGCAGGCGCTCCTCGGGCAGCGTGGCGGGAATGACGGTCAGCACGTCGTTGCGCGCGGCGAGCGGGCGGCCGAGCGCCGCCGCGCAGGCGGTGAGCGAGGTGACGCCCGGCACGGCCTCGCAACGGTGCGCCGCCGACAGTCGCTCGAACAGATACATGAAGCTGCCATAGAGGAACGGGTCGCCCTCGCACAGGAAGACGACGTCGCGCCCATCCGCAAGGTGCCCGGCGATGGTGCGTGCGGCCTCGTCATAGGCGGTGCGGGCGGGCGCGCGCTCGGTGCACATGGGCACGGCGATGGCGAGCTCCTCCGTGCCGGGAACGATGGCGCCCGCGGCGATGCGGCGGGCAAGGCTCGCCCCGTCCCCGGCGGCCGGATAGGCGACAAGCCCCGCCTGCCCGATGAGGCGGTGTGCCCGGAGCGTCAGGAGCTCCGGATCGCCGGGGCCGACGCCGAGGCCATAGAAGGTTCCCTGATCCGCCATCGCTCTCAAGCCTTCATCGCGCGCCACTGGAGCACGCTCATGCGCGGGCGCAGCGCCCGCTTCGCGCCGACCGGCGCCATATGGGCGATGTCGAGGCGCACGAGCTCGCCGCCGAAGCGGGCCTGCCGGTCGATCAGCGCGGCCTCCGCCTCCAGCGTCACCGTATTGGCCACGAGTCGGCCCCCGGGGCGAAGGGCCTCCCAGGCGGTTATGAACACTTCTTCGTCGGCCACCGCGCCGCCGAGGAACACCGCGTCGGGGGTTTGCGCGCCCTTCAGCGTGCCCGGCACGGCGCCGGCGGCAGTCTCGAGGGCGGGGACGCCGAGCCCCGCGGCATTGC from the Kaustia mangrovi genome contains:
- the cobI gene encoding precorrin-2 C(20)-methyltransferase is translated as MADQGTFYGLGVGPGDPELLTLRAHRLIGQAGLVAYPAAGDGASLARRIAAGAIVPGTEELAIAVPMCTERAPARTAYDEAARTIAGHLADGRDVVFLCEGDPFLYGSFMYLFERLSAAHRCEAVPGVTSLTACAAALGRPLAARNDVLTVIPATLPEERLRAALDATDAAAIVKVGRHFDKVRSALDATGLAGCAMIVEAATTEDEKITALTDMPEGERPYFSTILVYRGGEAW